The Gemmatimonadota bacterium sequence CATCCTTCAACGCGGTGCTGAGTTCCTCTTGCCGAGCAATGGGCTGATGTGCAATCAGCTCTAAAATTTTTTGCTGACGTTCTTGTTTCGCGCTCATAGGACCGTAAAAATACGTAAAAACTCGTCCAAGTCAAGAATAAAAATTCAAAAAAATGAATTTTTATTCCTTTTTAGCGTATTTATCCAACCACTCCGACATCTCCCACAAAACATGCATAACCGACTCGCGCGCTCGATAACCGTGGCTCTCGTGCGGCAACATCACCAATCGACAAACAGCGCCGTGCCCCTTGAGCGCATTGTAAAATCGCTCGCTCTGCATGGGAAACGTACCCGAATTATTATCTACCTCACCGTGAATAAGCAGCAAAGGCGCCTTAATTTTCGGCACATGATAAAAAGGAGACATCGCCCCATAAACATCTGCTGCTTGCCAGAACGTGCGCTCTTCTGCCTGAAAACCAAAAGGTGTCAACGTGCGGTTATACGCGCCACTGCGCGCAATACCACAGCAAAACAAATCGGTATGTGCCAGCAAATTCGCCGTCATAAAACCGCCGTAAGAATGTCCCCCCACCGCCACTTTTTTGGGATCCGCCACGCCCAGACGCACCAACTCATCAACCGCGGCCCTTGCACTATCGGCGAGTTGCTCGACATAAGTATCATTTGCCTCGCGATCTCCCTCACCCACAATCGGCATCGCCGGACCATCCAGCACAGCATAACCACGCGCCAAAAAAGGCAACGCGCCGTGCGAACTGATACGCACAAAACGAAAAGGAGAATCCTTCACCTGACCCGCGGCATCTGCACTCTTAAATTCGCGGGGATAAGCCCACATCAGCACTGGTAGCGGACCGTCGTCTTTTTTATATCCGGGCGGCAAATACAACGTCCCATTCAACTGCACCCCATCTTTGCGCTGGTACTGAATCAACGACTTCTTCACCGCCTTCAGTTGTGGCATGGGATGAACAAAATGCGTGAGTTGCCGCATATCATTGCGCTGCAAATCCCGCACATAATAATTGGTCGGCTCATCGACACTCTCCCGGCTCATCAACACTGTATTGGCATCTATCATCGTCGTTGGCCGCTCGTAAAACGGCCCCTGGGAATGCATGAGACGTTCCGCCTTACCCGTCTCCAGATCATAGCGATCCAAAAATGGGCGATCGCCTTTGGGCGACGCACCATCACCTGCAAAAAACATATAGCGTTGCGACACATCCGTCATCAACACAGCCCGACCATTGGGCAACCGCGTAAACACAGGCGCGCCCGGCGCGCCATAGCGATCTTCCCACGACCGATCAAACAACACCTGCGGTTCAAAATCCGAATCATCCGGGCGAATG is a genomic window containing:
- a CDS encoding alpha/beta fold hydrolase — protein: ELAAIVDAPLTPSFSIDPTRTVLLLMHRPGAPSIEEVSRSELRLAGLRLDPDVNGQSRVGFYNGLTLKWVADGREIPVTGLPKDARIGRAYWAPDGQRFAFSVTGDNGIDLWVGNAETGRAHPVGDVKLNQVFGGAMVWLPDSSGLLVRAVCNGRGEPPEVPRVPRGPVIQENVEERAAPSRTYQDLLKNAHDELLFEYYATSQVALVRLNGDVRPLGSPGLICRADPSPDGRYMMVLTYHRPFSYLVPSYRFPTKVAIWDLDGREVRELVDLPLAESVPIAYDAVIEGARSFGWRADAPATVTWVVAQDGGDPEVDVAVRDVVYALDAPYEGDGRALMSLAMRYGGCSWGTGDLALVSERWWKTRRVRTWRIRPDDSDFEPQVLFDRSWEDRYGAPGAPVFTRLPNGRAVLMTDVSQRYMFFAGDGASPKGDRPFLDRYDLETGKAERLMHSQGPFYERPTTMIDANTVLMSRESVDEPTNYYVRDLQRNDMRQLTHFVHPMPQLKAVKKSLIQYQRKDGVQLNGTLYLPPGYKKDDGPLPVLMWAYPREFKSADAAGQVKDSPFRFVRISSHGALPFLARGYAVLDGPAMPIVGEGDREANDTYVEQLADSARAAVDELVRLGVADPKKVAVGGHSYGGFMTANLLAHTDLFCCGIARSGAYNRTLTPFGFQAEERTFWQAADVYGAMSPFYHVPKIKAPLLLIHGEVDNNSGTFPMQSERFYNALKGHGAVCRLVMLPHESHGYRARESVMHVLWEMSEWLDKYAKKE